The proteins below are encoded in one region of Corynebacterium sphenisci DSM 44792:
- the yidD gene encoding membrane protein insertion efficiency factor YidD produces MLALIGWYRAAISPLKGGGTCRFEPTCSAYGMEAVRRFGAVRGGWLTLLRILRCAPWHPGGWDPVPPRFPALRSWWTRMHG; encoded by the coding sequence CTGCTCGCCCTCATCGGCTGGTACCGCGCGGCGATTTCCCCGCTCAAGGGCGGCGGCACCTGCCGCTTCGAGCCCACCTGCTCCGCCTACGGGATGGAGGCGGTGCGCCGCTTCGGGGCGGTGCGCGGCGGCTGGCTGACCCTGCTGCGCATCCTGCGCTGCGCCCCCTGGCACCCCGGCGGCTGGGACCCGGTGCCCCCGCGTTTTCCGGCGCTGCGTTCTTGGTGGACCCGGATGCACGGGTAG
- the rnpA gene encoding ribonuclease P protein component, translated as MLPPRHKLHRPADFRATIRGGRRAGRRTLVLHLRRVRATDVDADAGPARWGGPRVGLVVSKKVGDAVTRHAVSRRLRHVMLNLAGEIGDDADIVIRALPAAAHASSAELEGDIRSALAKLA; from the coding sequence GTGTTGCCCCCGCGGCATAAACTGCACCGACCCGCCGATTTCCGGGCCACCATCCGGGGCGGGCGGCGGGCCGGCCGCCGGACCCTGGTGCTGCACCTGCGCCGAGTGCGCGCAACCGACGTCGACGCCGACGCGGGACCCGCCCGATGGGGCGGACCCCGCGTCGGCCTCGTCGTCTCCAAGAAGGTCGGCGATGCGGTCACCCGGCACGCCGTCTCCCGGCGGTTGCGCCATGTCATGCTCAATCTGGCCGGGGAGATCGGCGATGACGCCGATATCGTGATCCGGGCGCTGCCGGCCGCCGCGCACGCCTCCAGCGCCGAATTGGAGGGGGACATCCGCAGTGCCCTTGCCAAACTCGCCTGA
- the rsmG gene encoding 16S rRNA (guanine(527)-N(7))-methyltransferase RsmG, which yields MHEQNETTAAETGIPEAARAVFGDQLGLAVEYHRWLAEEATTRGLIGPREVPKLWDRHILNSVLLAEVIEEGATVADIGSGAGLPGIPLAIARPDLRVTLIEPLLRRTTFLEEVVAALGLDNVRVLRGRAEDKAVRAEAGRFDVVTSRAVAPLAKLAAWSLPLVRPGGVMAALKGSSAAEEVARDIAAIRKAKGREPEVIELGAGISATPTFLVRVQRT from the coding sequence ATGCACGAGCAGAACGAGACCACCGCCGCCGAGACCGGTATCCCCGAGGCGGCCCGCGCCGTATTCGGGGATCAGCTGGGGCTGGCGGTGGAGTACCACCGGTGGCTCGCCGAGGAGGCCACCACCCGCGGACTCATCGGCCCCCGGGAGGTGCCGAAGCTCTGGGATCGGCACATCCTGAATTCCGTGCTCCTCGCCGAGGTCATCGAGGAGGGGGCGACGGTGGCGGATATCGGATCCGGCGCCGGCCTGCCGGGGATCCCCTTGGCCATCGCCCGGCCGGATCTGCGGGTGACCCTCATCGAGCCGCTCCTGCGGCGGACCACCTTCCTGGAGGAGGTCGTGGCCGCCCTGGGGTTGGACAATGTCCGGGTGCTGCGCGGCCGAGCCGAGGACAAGGCGGTGCGCGCGGAGGCCGGCCGGTTCGACGTGGTGACCTCCCGGGCGGTGGCGCCATTGGCGAAGCTCGCCGCCTGGTCGCTGCCGCTGGTGCGGCCCGGTGGGGTGATGGCCGCCCTCAAGGGCTCCAGCGCCGCCGAGGAGGTCGCCCGGGATATCGCCGCGATCCGCAAGGCCAAGGGCCGGGAACCCGAGGTAATCGAACTCGGTGCCGGCATCTCGGCCACGCCGACCTTCCTGGTCCGGGTGCAGCGCACCTAG
- the yidC gene encoding membrane protein insertase YidC, with product MLNFVYWPISAIMWFWHQAVSLVMEPSSGLSWVLSIVLLVVTIRALLFRPMFKSQRSMLKMQKLQPMMQEIKKKHPNDQQAQAMEMRKLQKEMGVNPLGGCLPMLVQIPVFIGLFHVLRSFNRTGDGAAQLGLSVEQNWNLGNYIFGVDDVRSFLLARVINAPLSASIGMPQDQYAAFTAPGTTADFTRMDIIMVALPLMVISALATHFNGRMTVNRTRRRQMEGLQKQAEGMMGQQAEMMNKMMMWFFPAMILFTGAIWHIGLLVYMLTNNIWTYFQQRYTFARLDQEERDEIEAEKAAKRAAQERLAPKPGAKPVNPKKGGKAPKKAPSGVATLEDGVADKAEPAAEQSGEAPSAPAKPQPGQRPANAKRKKKRKR from the coding sequence GTGCTTAATTTCGTCTATTGGCCGATTTCGGCCATCATGTGGTTCTGGCACCAGGCGGTGAGCCTGGTCATGGAGCCCTCCTCCGGGCTGTCCTGGGTGCTGTCCATCGTGCTGCTGGTGGTGACCATCCGGGCGCTGCTCTTCCGCCCGATGTTCAAGTCCCAGCGGTCGATGCTGAAGATGCAGAAGCTCCAGCCCATGATGCAGGAGATCAAGAAGAAGCATCCCAACGACCAGCAGGCGCAGGCCATGGAGATGCGCAAGCTGCAGAAGGAGATGGGCGTTAACCCGCTGGGCGGCTGCCTGCCCATGCTCGTGCAGATCCCGGTGTTCATCGGCCTGTTCCACGTGCTGCGCTCCTTCAACCGCACCGGTGACGGCGCCGCCCAGCTGGGGCTGTCCGTCGAGCAGAACTGGAACCTCGGCAACTACATCTTCGGCGTCGACGACGTCCGCTCCTTCCTGCTCGCCCGCGTCATCAACGCCCCCCTGTCGGCCTCCATCGGGATGCCCCAGGACCAGTACGCCGCCTTCACCGCGCCCGGCACCACCGCGGACTTCACCCGGATGGACATCATCATGGTGGCCCTGCCGCTGATGGTGATCTCCGCCCTGGCCACCCACTTCAACGGCCGGATGACCGTCAACCGCACCCGGCGCCGGCAGATGGAGGGCCTGCAGAAGCAGGCCGAGGGCATGATGGGCCAGCAGGCCGAGATGATGAACAAGATGATGATGTGGTTCTTCCCCGCCATGATCCTGTTCACCGGCGCCATCTGGCATATCGGCCTGCTGGTCTACATGCTGACCAACAACATCTGGACCTACTTCCAGCAGCGGTACACCTTCGCCCGGCTGGACCAGGAGGAGCGCGACGAGATCGAGGCCGAGAAGGCCGCCAAGCGCGCCGCCCAGGAGCGGCTGGCACCGAAGCCGGGCGCCAAGCCGGTCAACCCCAAGAAGGGCGGCAAGGCCCCGAAGAAGGCCCCCTCGGGCGTGGCCACCCTCGAGGACGGCGTCGCCGACAAGGCGGAGCCCGCCGCGGAGCAGTCCGGCGAGGCCCCATCGGCCCCCGCGAAACCGCAACCCGGCCAGCGCCCCGCGAACGCCAAACGCAAGAAGAAGCGCAAGCGGTAG